DNA sequence from the Actinacidiphila yeochonensis CN732 genome:
GGCCTGGCCCGCATGGCTGCCGGAGCCTCCCGGGCCGGGTTCCGCGCTGCCACCGGGCGTGTCGCGGTACGGAGCCGGTGCGGCCTGCGCAGACCCGTACGGGCTGCCGCCGCCCGGCCCGCCCTGGTCTGACGGGGGCATGCCTGCTCCAGCGCCGGGGGCAGGCGGTCGAGGAGCCCGGCCACCGCCGCGCGCACCTCCGTCGCCACCTGGGTCGACGAGGGTCTCGATCCGCCACGGCCTGCCGACGACGGTGCTGATCGCCTGCTTCAGCACCTCCTCGCTGTCGCCGTTGGCGAAGCTGTTGCGCGCGCCGGGGTTGTCGAAGCCGACCTGGAGGGTCTCACCGTCGAACCCGACGACCCGCGCGTTGTTGAGGAGCAGGATCCAGGTGAGGCGGCGGTGCTTGACCGCTTCGAGGATCTGCGGCCACAGCTCGCGGACCCGGGAAGGGTCGCCGATCGGGGGCCGCGCGCCCTGGGCCGCGGCGGGCTGGGCGGGCTGGGGGGCCGGCGGCGCCTGGGGGCAGGGCGGGGGCAGCCGCGGGGGCGGGCTGGGCCGCGCCGGGACCTGCTCCACCGGGACCGGCTCCAGGGGACGCGATGGTCGGCCACGCTCCAGGGCGCGCCTGCCCGGCGGGCGCCACCGGCCCGGGCGAGCCCTGGGGGACGGGCCAGGCGCCGGGACGCCCGGCCGGGGCACCGCCCGCAGCCGGTGCCCCGGCCGAACCGGCCGGCGCCTGCTCGTAGCCGTGCCCCGCCGACTCGCCCTGGCCCTGCCCTTGGCCTTGGTCTTGACCCTGGCCCTGGCCCATGTCCTGGTCCTGGCCTTGGTGGGGCTGCTGGCCACCGGAGACCGCCGGGGACTGGGGCTGGGCCGGAGGCTGGGCGTCAACGGGGGCAGCGGGAGCAGCGGGCTGGGACGGGTACTGGGCCGGAGGCGCGTATCCGCCGTCCGACGCGGGACTGCCACTCCCGGCACCGGCGCCGGAACCGGCACGGCTCAGCGCGGCCCGCGCAGCCGCCGCGCCCGTACCCGGCCCGCCGGAAGAAGACGCGGGCGGGCCGGGTACCGCGTGGTCGCCGCCGACCCCCTCGGCACCGCCGCCGTATCCGCCGGCCACCGGGACGGCACCGGAGGCGACGCCTCGCTCCAGCCGTTCCAGGCGTGCCTGGAGGGAACGCTCGTCACCGTACGCGGCCGGGAGCAGCACCCTCGCGCAGACGAGTTCGAGCTGCAGGCGGGGCGAGGTGGCGCCGCGCATCTCGGTCAGCCCGGTGTTGACGATGTCGGCGGCGCGGCTCAGCTCGGCACCCCCGAAAACCGATGCCTGGGCCCGCATCCGCTCGATGACGTCGCGGGGGGCGTCGATCAGGCCCTTCTCGGCGGCGTCCGGCACGGCGGCAAGGATGACCAGGTCACGCAGCCGCTCCAGCAGGTCGGTGACGAAGCGCCGCGGGTCGTGGCCGCCTTCCACCACCCGGTCGACGATCTCGAAGACCGCGGCGCCGTCGCCGGCCGCGAAGGCGTCGACCACGTCGTCCAGCAGGGCGGCGTCCGTGTACCCCAGCAGCGCGGTGGCCATGGCATACGTCACTCCGGCCTCGGTGGCGCCGGCCAGCAACTGGTCCATGACGGACATCGAGTCCCGCACCGAGCCCGCGCCGGCCCGTACGACCAACGGGAACACGCCGTCCTCGACCTGGATCGCCTCGCGCCCGCACACCTCGGAGAGGTAGTCGCGCAGCGTACCCGGCGGCACCAGTCGGAACGGGTAGTGGTGGGTGCGCGACCGGA
Encoded proteins:
- a CDS encoding DNA polymerase III subunit gamma and tau, translating into MSLALYRRYRPESFAEVIGQEHVTDPLQQALRNNRVNHAYLFSGPRGCGKTTSARILARCLNCEQGPTPTPCGQCQSCQDLARNGPGSIDVIEIDAASHGGVDDARDLREKAFFGPASSRYKIYIIDEAHMVTSAGFNALLKVVEEPPEHLKFIFATTEPEKVIGTIRSRTHHYPFRLVPPGTLRDYLSEVCGREAIQVEDGVFPLVVRAGAGSVRDSMSVMDQLLAGATEAGVTYAMATALLGYTDAALLDDVVDAFAAGDGAAVFEIVDRVVEGGHDPRRFVTDLLERLRDLVILAAVPDAAEKGLIDAPRDVIERMRAQASVFGGAELSRAADIVNTGLTEMRGATSPRLQLELVCARVLLPAAYGDERSLQARLERLERGVASGAVPVAGGYGGGAEGVGGDHAVPGPPASSSGGPGTGAAAARAALSRAGSGAGAGSGSPASDGGYAPPAQYPSQPAAPAAPVDAQPPAQPQSPAVSGGQQPHQGQDQDMGQGQGQDQGQGQGQGESAGHGYEQAPAGSAGAPAAGGAPAGRPGAWPVPQGSPGPVAPAGQARPGAWPTIASPGAGPGGAGPGAAQPAPAAAPALPPGAAGPPARPARRGPGRAAPDRRPFPGPRAVAADPRSGQAPPPHLDPAPQQRAGRRVRR